The sequence GCACCAGGCCGACGAGCTGCGCCGCACCGATTCCCACCAAGGTCTCCCACGCACGCGCGAATGCGTAGTGCCAGGGATCGGCGCGATAGGCGAGCATCACGATGGCCGCGACGTAGCCTGCCACGCGCGCCGCCGATGGCTCGAGTCGCATCAGGTAGGTGACCAGCATCGACGCGAGGATGGCAACGCCCAGCGCAATCGGTCCGACGGGCAGCAGGTGCAGCAAGACCGCGCCGGACGCGGCACCGATGACCGTGCCCGCCATGCGTTGCCATCCGAGGCGGCGCGTCATCGCGGGCGACAGGTCGGTCACGATGATCGCGCCGACCAACGCGTAGATCGCGTAGTCCGCGTGCAGCAACGTCGCGACCCAGTACGCGAGCCCCGCCGCGGTGGCCGCGCGCACGGAGACCTGGATCGCAGGGGTGGCCAGCAGGCGCATGGCGCGCACTGTAGGGCAAGCGACCGTGCGGTCGCACCACGGCCGTTGCAGCGCACCATCCGCCGTGGCGCCGATGTTGCATTCCGGTCACCCATCGGTCGGGAACGCAATTCAGCGCAATGAAGCAACTCAGCCGTTGCGACGTCCACATATTCCACACATTTCCCGCTCCACGGTCGTCCGCGTCCAAAGGAGGAGGGCGGGGCCATGGGAATGCAGATGACCGCGCGCGCAGGCGCGATCGCGGGAACGGCGGTGCTCGCGCTGAGTGCGTGGGCGTTGAGCGGCACGCGGATGACGTCGACGTCGACGATCCCGGGCGCACAGGCGCAGCGCGCAGTGGCGACCTCGCCAGGCAACAACGCCTACACCAACTCCGCGGTGGCCGCGCACTACGCGATCGCCGCGGCCCTCGCGCCTTCCGCCGCCGGCGCGGATCCGCTGCAGGTCGAACCGCGTGTGCCGCGCGCCGCGGGCGCGACCTGCGTGCAGACGATCATGACGAACACGCTGATCGTGCGCTTCCCCGAGATGGAACCGCTGCCGGTGCCCGCGACCTCGTGCCCGGGTCCGTATTCGAAAGTCGTGCTGGTGGTCGAACTGACCGGCCCGCGCGAGAACGCCGACCCGTCCGGCAACATCCAGTTGTTCTACACGGACTTCGCGAACAACAACGCCGGCACGCTCTGGGCGGGCTCCACGCAGATCACCGACGACATCGCGCTGTGGCGCTTCGAGCGCGACGTCACCGAGATCTCGAAGTACTTCACGCGTCCGGAAGCCGCCAAGTTCCCGGGCAGTTTCGACAACGACTACCTGGTCTTCAACGAACTCGCAGCCAGCGTGCGCTCCGTGCGCCTGGTGTTCTGGCGCGCGACGCCGACCACGCCCGCGCAACGCGTGGCGGACGAGGTGTTCCCGCTGATGCCCAATGGCGACGCCTACGGCAACAACGCCAACTTCGAAGGCACCTTCCCGCGCAACACCATCAAGGCCTATGCCGACGTGTATGCGCAGGTGCTGGGCACCGACCGGCGGATCTGGTCGAACTGCGCGCCGGATGCGTCGTTCACCGCCTTCCCGTTGCTGCACCGGGCCTACGCGATGGGCGATTCGCATTCGATCTTCGGCGACCCGCCGCATGGCTGCAACGGCGGCAGCTTCCGCGAAGTGGAAGTGCTGGTGGACGGTACGCTCGCAGGGCTCGCGCCGGTGTTCCCGTGGTTGCCGAGCAACATGACGAATGCACTGCGCAACACGGTCAACGATCCGGCGCCGGGCGTGCAGGCACTGAACTTCATTCCCTTCCGCGTCGATCTCACTCCCTTCGCAGGTCGCCTCAACAATGGCGCGGTGCATAACGTGACCGTGCGCATTGCGGGCGAAACCTCGTCGCAGGCCTTCGTCGGTGGCCAACTGATCCTGTACACCGATCACGGGCGCGCGGTCGTGCCGGGCGCGGTGACGGCCAATTCGCTCGCCGCCGCGAGTCCCACGGAAACGAACAGCTTGTCGCAGACCAACCAAGGCTGCGCGTGGGCCATGTCCGTCCTGTGCCACCACCTCACCGGCACGGTGACCACGCGTGCGCGCCGCGATTTCCGAATCGACGGTTACGTCGACACGTCGAGCGGTCGCATCCGGAGTTCGGTCATCCAGAGCAACCGCTTCACCAACGCGGTGACCTGGGACGTGACGGGGCCGGACGTGCAGTCCGACGGCACATTCACTTCCTTCCTGCAGCGCGTGCGCTTGTCGAGCAACGTCGACCGCACGAGCTATCGCACGCTGGGAAGCACGCTGCTCAGCGAGGACAAGATTGCCACGAGCTATCCGTTGACCATCGATTACTTCCAGGATGGCCAGTGGCGGTCGGGCGACGAGTATGCCGGCATCAGCTCCGAGCACATCGACATGGACGTGCACCAGGCGCGCAGCATCCGCACCTCGCAGTTGCACCGCGGCACGCCGCGGTACGACACGCACGTGCTGGACGTGTTCGACGGCACGCATCACTGGCTGGCCGAGACCGAACCCACGGCGGCGGACTGGAACTCCAGCCGCGACTACCTGTTCACCGACAACCGCGGCGGCTGCTACAGCGCGGGGCTGACCACCGAGGTCGGCGAGCTGCAGACGCGCACGCGCGGCGATGCCTGCCCCGGCGGCATCAATGCCCTGCGCTGGTACTCGCATCCGGACGGTTCGCCGGATTCGATGGGGTGGGCGCCCGCACCGTGACGGGCGCGCCATGAATACGTGGGGGCGCTCGGCTAGACTGCGCCCCCATGATCCATCGCATCCTGATCATCTGCGTCGGCAACATCTGCCGATCGCCCATGGCCGAAATCCTGTTGCGCAAGCACCTGGGCGGGGGCAACGAGGTCGTCGTCGAATCGGCGGGCCTGGCTGCGCTCGTCGGCAATCCCGTCGATCCGCTCGCGCAACGCGTGCTCGAAGACAACGGCCTGAGCGGGGAGGGGCACGCGGCGCGACAGGTGACGCCCGAAATGATCGGCCGCGCCGACCTCGTGCTCGCAATGCAGAAGCGCCACGTCGATGCCATCCACGCGATCTCGCCGCAGGCGCGCGGCAAGACTTTCCTGCTGGGGCGTTGGGAGGGCAATTGCGAGGTGCCGGATCCCTACGGCAAGACACTGCCGGTGTTCGAGGACAACTTCCGGCTGATCGACCGCACCGTGCAAGCCTGGCGCATGCACCTTTAGTGCCAACGGATCGGTCCATGGAAGGAGAACGCGGGAAACAATTGCACTCGGCCATTCCGACCACCGATGCTGAACGGACCGATATTCGGTGCGTTTCGACGCACGATTAACGTTCTTTCTTCACCTTTCCAACAACCCGGCCTCAATAGCCTCTCCAGAACCTGTTGCGGCGCAGCGTTTCGTTAACGCTGCGTGGAAGCGGCAGGACCGGGGGCGGCGCCGCTGCATCGCCTCACCGGACATGTCCCGGTCATCGAGAGGCGCTGCATGGAAGAAGCAAAACTGGTGGCCGCAAGTGCGATTGCGCTGGCCGTAACGCTCTTCGCGATCTTCTCGCTGCGCCCGATGGCGCGGCGGCTGGGTCTCGTGGACAAGCCCGGTGGACGCAAGGCGCACAGGGGCCGCGTGCCCCTGATCGGCGGGCTGTGCTTCTTCTTCGGCACCGTCGTGGGCCTGGCCTATCTCGGATACGTCGACGGCTTCGTCGCGAGCCTGCTCGTGCCGTGCGCGCTGATCGTCATGACCGGCGCGGTCGACGACCTCAACAACCTGAGCGTGAAGTCGCGCCTGATCATCCAGGCCAGCACCGCATGGCTGGTGATCGGCGCGACGGGCGTGTACCTGGACAGCGCAGGGCACCTCCTCGGCGACCAGGTCCTGCAACTCGGCATCGTCGGCATCCCGATCACGATCGTCGCAGTCATCGGTTTGGTGAACGCGTTCAACATGATGGATGGCATCGATGGCCTCGCCGCGGGCATGGCGATGGTGACCATCGGCACGATCATGCTGTTCGCGAATGGCGGCTGGCCGGTGATCGGCGTGGTGCTGCTGCTGCAGGTGCTGTTCGCCGCGCTCGTGCCTTATCTGTGCGTCAACCTGGGCTGGCCCGATGGCCGCAAGGTCTTCATGGGCGATGCGGGCAGCACGCTGATCGGCTTTTTGATGGCGTGGAGCCTGATCTACCTGAGCAACCAGAAGGTCGGCGTGCTCGCGCCGGTGGATACGCTGTGGTGCGTCGCGTTGCCGGTGATGGATACGCTGGCCGTGATGCAGCGCCGCATGCGCCTGGGGCGCTCGCCGTTCAAGCCCGATCGCAACCACCTGCACCACCTGCTGGTGGATGCCGGTTTCCCGCCGCGCATCGCGCTGGCGATGATCGTCGGGCTGGGCCTTGCGCTCGGCGCGCTCGGTTACCTGCTGCGCGATGTTGCCGAGCCGCTCAGCCTGGCCGCGTTCTGCGTCGCGCTGGCGCTGTACATTACGCGCGCACCGACCGTGATCGCTGCGCTCGCGGGCCTGTTCGTGAAGCCCGTGGTCGTGCACGGCACGCATCCGACCATCGAGGCCTTCTCGCCGCTTCCGGTGCATGCGCCGGGCTCGGGCGTGGTCAAGGCGCTGTTCGTGCTGGGCGCTTCGCCGGGCGCGGCGCAGATCGCGCCGATCGTCGAACAGATGGGGCGCGATGCACGCTTCGAAGCGCGCGTGTGCATCGCCACGCAGAGCGCCGAACATCCGGAGCGCGTGCTCGAGCTGTTCGACCTGGTGCCGGACGTGCGCGTCACGCTGGCCGACGACGTCGACGACGATGCGCAGGTCACCTCGGCCGCGCTCGGTGGCATCGACCGCGTGCTGCACGACTTCCACCCGGACATCGTGCTGGTGCCGGGCGGCGCGCCGACGAGCGTGGCGACCGCTCTGGCTGCGACTTACCAGCACATTCCGGTGATTTCCGTCGAACCGGCGGGCACCGCGGCGCCGCACGCGGCGCAGGACGCCACGCGCAAGGTGATCGGCTCGCTCGCCGCCTTGCACTTCACCGCCACCGAATCGATCGGGCGTTCGCTGATCGCCGACGGCGTGCCGTCCGATCGCGTGCTCGTCACCGGCGATCCGGCCGCGCGCACGCTGCACACCGCCGTCGAACGCATGCACCACGACGAAGAAATCCTGCGCCGCCTGACGCAGCGTTTCGGCTTCCTGCGCGAGGACGCGCCGCTGCTGCTCGTGCTCGGTCGCGAGAAGATGGGCGAACGCCTCGAGCCGCTCGCGCGCGCCTTGCGTCGCATCGCGCTGCGTCGTCCCGACATCGATGTCATCTGCCTGATGCCGCCCTCGCGCAACATGGATGGCATCGACGGCATGCTCGGCGCCTTCGCCAACATCCACCTGGTGGCGCCGGACGAGTACCTCGACTTCGCCTACCTGGCCGATGCGGCCTACCTGGTGGTGGCGGTGGCCGGCGACGTCGCGGCCGAGGCTGCGCCGCTGGGCAAACCCGTCCTGTTGCTGAACAACGGACCCGAATCCGGGGCTGGCGGACCGCTCACCAGCGAGACCCCCAACGTCCGGCGCATCGATATTCACGAGCAGACCATCTCCGATGTCGTACTCAACCTGATCCAGGACCGGCACGCCTGGGAGCTGCTGCGCAATCCGGAGCAGCCGCGGGTGGATGCATGCGAGCGCATCGTTGAAGCGCTCGCTGCGTTGCGGCCCGCCGCCGGAACGGTCGTTCCGCTCGCGCCGGTCGCGGACCTGGTGCGCTACGCATCGGGCGACCGCATGCGCGAGGTGTCCTGAGGGGCCAGCAGGGCAGGCATTGCGGGTCGCGGCGAGAGGAGCGCCCGGCCCGGTGTGGCGCGTTTCATCCGCGACGCAAGGCGTGCCTGTCTTTTCAATTCGAACGCACCAATTCCTGACGAGAGCGATGACTGATGGCGACTTACCTTTCGACCCGCACCAGCCCACCGCCCCAGATCGTCCCGCCTTCGGTGCGCGACGAGGAAATCGACCTGCGCACGCTGTTGTCGACGCTTGGCGACAGCAAGCGGATGATCCTCTTCGGCACCGTGATGTTCCTGCTGGCGAGCGTGCTGTACGTGGTGCTCGCCACGCCGAAGTACGAAGCCTCGGCAACGGTGCAGGTCGAGCGGCGCACCCCGACCTTCCCCGGCTTGTCGGCGAATTCGGCCGCGCAGTCCAACACCGGCGAATCGGCGGCGACCACCGAAATCCAGTTGCTGACCTCGCGCAGCGTGCTCAGCGAAGCGCTCGACAACCTCGACCTGGACGTACAAATCGAGCCCGCGCGCTTCCCGTTGTTCGGCAGCTACATCGCGCGCAACTTCGCGCCTTCGCGCCCCGGTGAAGTGAACTCGCCGTGGTTCGGCCTGGCGCGATACGGTTGGGGCGGCGAGAAGCTCGAGATCGCGCGCCTGGACGTGCCGCAGGAACTCGTCGACCAGCCCATGCGCCTGGTGGCGGGCGAGGGCGGCAGCTACACGCTGTATGACCCCGAAGGCAACCTGCTCGTGCGCGGCGTCGCCGGCCAGCCCGTGCAGGCGGGCGGCGTGAACATGCTCGTGCGTTCGCTGCATGCCAATCCGGGCATGCGCTTCGACGTCACGCGCCTGAACTCGCTCAACATCCTCGCGCAACTGCGCAAGGACATCAGCGCTTCCGAACAGGGCCGCGACTCCGGCGTGATCGCGCTGACCTACCAGAACGAAGACCCGATCCTCGCCCGCCAGGTGCTCGAGCAGATCAGCCGTGCCTACGTGCACCAGAACGTGGCGCGCAATTCGGCCGAAGCCGCCAAGCGCCTGCAGTTCGTCAAGCGCCAGCTGCCGAACGTGCGCAAGGAACTCGACAAGGCGCAGGCCGCGCTCACCGCCTACCAGACGCGCACGCAGACGCTCGATGTCACCGTGCAGAACCAGTCGCTGCTCAACCAGACGGTGGGCATCGAATCGGCGATCAGCCAGTTGCGCATCCAGCAGGCCGACCTCGCGAGCCGCTTCACGCCGCAGCATCCGACCTACAAGGCGCTGCTCGCGCAGATCGCCCAGTTCGAATCGCAGAAGGCGGCGTTGCGCGGCCGCATCGCGGAACTGCCGGAGACCCAACAGGGCCTGTTCCGCCTGACCCGCGACGTCGAGGTGACCAACCAGACCTACGCCAGCCTGCTCGACCAGGCGCAGCAGCTCGACATCGCGCGCGCCAGCGCGGTCGGCAACGCGCGCATCATCGACCCGGCCGCGGTCAACTACGAGAGCCCCGCGTGGCCGAAGCCGATCCCGGTGATCGCCGGCGGCACGCTGCTCGGTGCGTTGCTGATGATGGGCTTCGTGCTCGTGCGGCAGATGATGCGCCGCGGCGTGGAAGACCCGGCGGACATCGAACTGCTCGGCCTGCCCGTGTATGCGTCGATTCCGTACAGCGAACGCGGTCGCGAACTCACGCTCAACCCGGCGCGTTTCCCGAACGGCCAGCAGAAGCTGTTGGCGCTCAACGCACCGACCGACCTTGCGATGGAAGCGCTGCGCAGCCTGCGCACGAGCCTGCACTTCGCGCGCTTCAAGACCAAGAACAACCTGCTGATGATCTCCGCGCCGAGCCCGGGCGTCGGCAAGACCTTCGTGTGCGCGAACCTCGCGGTGACGATGTCGCAGGCCGGGCAGCGCGTGCTGTTGATCGACGCGGACATGCGCCGCGGCACGCTGCACCACGCGGTGGGCGTGCGATCGGAAGGCGGCCTGTCCGAACTGATCTCCGGCCAGATCCCGCTGGAAGATGCGATCCGCAGCGTGCAGGGCGCCGACAACCTGTCCTTCATCTCGCGCGGCGAGATTCCGCCGAATCCCTCCGAGCTGCTGATGAACCCCGCGTTCAACGAACTGCTCGAACAGGTCGGCCCCCGCTACGACATCGTGATCATCGATACGCCGCCGGTGCTGGCGGTGACCGATGCGGCGGTGATCGGCCACCAGGTCGGCACTTGCCTCATGGTCGTGCGCTTCGGCCTGAACCAGCAGCGCGAGATCGCGCTGGCCAAGCAGCGCCTGGAGCAGAACGGCGTGGAAGTGAAGGGCGCCATCTTCAATGGCGTGCAGAAGCGCAGCGGCGGTCATTACGCCTACACGTACTACGAGTATCTCCCCACCTCCGGTAGCGGCAAGCACAGGGCGTATCGCTGACAATGAATGTCTCCACGCTCGACACGCGCAGCTACGCACCGCCGGCCAGTGCATCGGCGGCGCCGAAGCAGATCACGATGTCGCCGTACTACGGCACGCCGGACTTCTCAGGCCTGTCCGGAAACACCGCGCCCGCGCGCACCATCGACCTGGTGTCGGTGGCCGACATCCTGCGCAATGCCTTCGTCTATCCGCCGCACTCGATCTTCGAGGACGTGAAGCTGGTGACGTTCGGGTTCTCGCCGTCGCAGGACATGCTCGTTGCGCCGGAATTCCACTTCAAGTTCCGCGACTCCGGCAAGCGCGGCGAAACCGAGGAATCGCAGGATTGGGTGGGCACCTACCATCGCCTGCTGGTGGAAGCCGTCGCAGAATCCACGCGGCAGTCCAAGCATCCCTGGTTGTTGCAGAGCGGCGGCAAGGATTCCACGACGCTGGCCATCGCCGTTGCGGATGCCAGGCCGGACGCGACGTGCATCACCTACCTGGGGGGGCGCGAGGAAGACGAAGTCGATTCGGCGACCTTCGTCGCCAAGACCCTCGGCCTGCGCCACGAAACGCTGACCTGCGATCCGGGGCGCGCGTACGACCGCTACCTCGCCGTGGCCGACCGCATGCCGCTGCTCACGGCCGACTTCGCGTTGCTGTCCTACGTCGACCTCGCGACCGAAATCATCGGGCGCGGCGGCGATGGCGTCATTGATGGGCTTGGCGCCGACAGCTACTTCGGAACGCCGATGTCGCGCCAGCAACGCATGCTCGCGCGGCTCGCACGCCGCATGCGCTTGCCGATCAACCTCGCGGAGATGCCGTTCGTCGAACGCAACTTCGAACTGTGCTTCCTGCTGGGTACGCTGCAGATGGAATCCATCGAGCGGGTCTTCCCCGGCTCGCGTTTCACCGACGCGGAAGTGGACGAACTCTTCGGCCGCCCGATGTCGCAGGAATCCTACAAGCGACTCGACGTGTTCCGCGAAGAGATCGCCACGGCCGCCAGCCAGGACGAGTGGCGCGACATCTCCACGTCCATCGCGGGCTCGGCCGGTGCGTTCGCGAAGGGCTTGTACACGTGCAGTGCGCTGGGCATGCACGCGGCCTATCCGTTCTGCGACGTGCGTTTCAGGGAATGGGTGTATCGCGAAGTGCCACCGCACCAGATGATCGATCCGGAAAGCAGGGTGAACAAAGTCCTAGTGCGCAGCCACATCGCCACGCGATTCCCGGAACTGCCTTACGTGAGGAAGAAGGGCAGTTTCCGTTTCGACCTGAGGGGGTTGGCGTCGAGCCGCTTCGACACGGTGCACGACTTCGCGGTGCAGGCGCGCGACGTGCTGCCGGGCGCCGTGACGTGGCTGGAGCGCAATCGCCATCGACTCGGCAACAAATATCACGCCTCGAAGTTCTACCTCCTTGCAGTGGTGCTTCCATGGATCCAGCTGCACCGTTCGGACGCGACGCCGCCGTGAGCGTGGTCGTGCCGCAAGTGGCGTCCGCACCTGCGCTCGCCATGCGCGGTGTGTTCGCGGCCGCGGACACGCAGCGCATCGACCCGGTGTCGGTGGCCGACGTGCTGCGCAACGGGTTCGTGTATCCGCCGCATTCGATCTTCGAGGGCGTGGACATGCAGGGCCTGTCCGCCAACCTGGCGGGGCGCGACCCCTCGCGCGATGCGTATCGCTTCCGCTTCCGCGAGAACGGCAAGCAGCACGATGCCAACGCCAAGGCGACGCCGGATTGGGTCGCGCGCTACCACCGCCGTCTTTGCGAGGCGATCGAGGCGAGCTGCGCGCAGGTGCGTGCGCCATGGTCGTTGCAAAGCGGAGGCAAGGATTCGACCACGATGGCGATCGCGCTCGCCGACGCGCGGCCCGACACCACGTGCATCACCTACCTCGGTGGAAGCGAAGAGAACGAAGTTGCGTCCGCGCGCAACGTCGCCACGACGCTGGGGCTGCGGCACGAGGCGCTGGTGTGCGATCCCGGCCGCGCCTACGACCGTTACCTCGAAGTCGCGCCGCGCATGCCGTCGCTCACCGCGGATTTCGCGTTGCTGTCCTACGTCGATCTCGCCTTCGAAATCCTGGCCAACGACGGCGACGGCATGATCGACGGCCTGGGATCGGATACGTATTTCGGCATCCCGGTCAATCCGCAGTACAAGGTGCTCAAGTGGCTCGCGCTCGGCATCCGCCTGCCGCGCATCGCCACGGAATTGCCCTGGGTCGGCGACAACTTCGAGTTGTGCTTCGCGCTCGGCACACTGCAGATGAACTCGGTGGAGCGCGTGTTCCCCGGCTCGCGCTTCACCGACGGCGAAGTGGACGAACTGTTCGGCCGCGACATCGCGAAGAAATCGCGCGAGCGGTTGCTGCCCTTCCTGTCCGAGATCCGCTCGGCCACGAGCCCGGAGGAGTACCGCGTGCTGTCGCTCTCGATCGCGGCGGCCGCGGGCGGATTCGCGAAGGGCATCTACACCGCCGAGGCGACCGACCTCAAGATCGCCTATCCCTTCTGTGATCCGCACTTCTGCGATTGGGTCTATCGCGAGGTGCCCGCGGAACTGCAGATGGATCCGGTCACGCACATGAGCAAGGTGATCGTGCGCCAGCACATCGCCACGCGCTTCAAGAACCTGCCGTACGTGGCGCACAAGGGCAGCTTCCGCTTCGACGTGCGCGGCCTGGCCTCCGCGCGCTTCGACCAGGTGCATGCGCAGTCGCTGGAAGCCCGCGAGATGTTGCCGGGCGCGACGCGCTGGCTCGAGCGCAATCGCACGCGCATGGACAACAAGTACCACGCATCGAAGTTCTACCTGCTGGCGGTGTTGTTGCCCTGGCTGGTGGGCCGGCGCGGGGCGGCGGTGTGAGCACGCCGCAGGGCGGGGAACCCACGGGAATCGGGCGACGCACGCTGCTGCAGGGCGCAGCAGCCTCGGCCTTGCTGTGGTGCGGGCGCGGGGCGATTGCGGGGGCTGCGCGCACCGTCGACGTGCGTAAGTTCGGCGCCCGCGGCGACGGACGCGCCGACGAGACCGACGCCTTCGAAGCTGCGCTCGCTG comes from Lysobacter sp. KIS68-7 and encodes:
- a CDS encoding FUSC family protein — its product is MRLLATPAIQVSVRAATAAGLAYWVATLLHADYAIYALVGAIIVTDLSPAMTRRLGWQRMAGTVIGAASGAVLLHLLPVGPIALGVAILASMLVTYLMRLEPSAARVAGYVAAIVMLAYRADPWHYAFARAWETLVGIGAAQLVGLVPLWMREHEEAATETKRPRVKRGRE
- a CDS encoding peptide-N4-asparagine amidase codes for the protein MGMQMTARAGAIAGTAVLALSAWALSGTRMTSTSTIPGAQAQRAVATSPGNNAYTNSAVAAHYAIAAALAPSAAGADPLQVEPRVPRAAGATCVQTIMTNTLIVRFPEMEPLPVPATSCPGPYSKVVLVVELTGPRENADPSGNIQLFYTDFANNNAGTLWAGSTQITDDIALWRFERDVTEISKYFTRPEAAKFPGSFDNDYLVFNELAASVRSVRLVFWRATPTTPAQRVADEVFPLMPNGDAYGNNANFEGTFPRNTIKAYADVYAQVLGTDRRIWSNCAPDASFTAFPLLHRAYAMGDSHSIFGDPPHGCNGGSFREVEVLVDGTLAGLAPVFPWLPSNMTNALRNTVNDPAPGVQALNFIPFRVDLTPFAGRLNNGAVHNVTVRIAGETSSQAFVGGQLILYTDHGRAVVPGAVTANSLAAASPTETNSLSQTNQGCAWAMSVLCHHLTGTVTTRARRDFRIDGYVDTSSGRIRSSVIQSNRFTNAVTWDVTGPDVQSDGTFTSFLQRVRLSSNVDRTSYRTLGSTLLSEDKIATSYPLTIDYFQDGQWRSGDEYAGISSEHIDMDVHQARSIRTSQLHRGTPRYDTHVLDVFDGTHHWLAETEPTAADWNSSRDYLFTDNRGGCYSAGLTTEVGELQTRTRGDACPGGINALRWYSHPDGSPDSMGWAPAP
- a CDS encoding low molecular weight protein-tyrosine-phosphatase encodes the protein MIHRILIICVGNICRSPMAEILLRKHLGGGNEVVVESAGLAALVGNPVDPLAQRVLEDNGLSGEGHAARQVTPEMIGRADLVLAMQKRHVDAIHAISPQARGKTFLLGRWEGNCEVPDPYGKTLPVFEDNFRLIDRTVQAWRMHL
- a CDS encoding UDP-N-acetylglucosamine 2-epimerase; its protein translation is MEEAKLVAASAIALAVTLFAIFSLRPMARRLGLVDKPGGRKAHRGRVPLIGGLCFFFGTVVGLAYLGYVDGFVASLLVPCALIVMTGAVDDLNNLSVKSRLIIQASTAWLVIGATGVYLDSAGHLLGDQVLQLGIVGIPITIVAVIGLVNAFNMMDGIDGLAAGMAMVTIGTIMLFANGGWPVIGVVLLLQVLFAALVPYLCVNLGWPDGRKVFMGDAGSTLIGFLMAWSLIYLSNQKVGVLAPVDTLWCVALPVMDTLAVMQRRMRLGRSPFKPDRNHLHHLLVDAGFPPRIALAMIVGLGLALGALGYLLRDVAEPLSLAAFCVALALYITRAPTVIAALAGLFVKPVVVHGTHPTIEAFSPLPVHAPGSGVVKALFVLGASPGAAQIAPIVEQMGRDARFEARVCIATQSAEHPERVLELFDLVPDVRVTLADDVDDDAQVTSAALGGIDRVLHDFHPDIVLVPGGAPTSVATALAATYQHIPVISVEPAGTAAPHAAQDATRKVIGSLAALHFTATESIGRSLIADGVPSDRVLVTGDPAARTLHTAVERMHHDEEILRRLTQRFGFLREDAPLLLVLGREKMGERLEPLARALRRIALRRPDIDVICLMPPSRNMDGIDGMLGAFANIHLVAPDEYLDFAYLADAAYLVVAVAGDVAAEAAPLGKPVLLLNNGPESGAGGPLTSETPNVRRIDIHEQTISDVVLNLIQDRHAWELLRNPEQPRVDACERIVEALAALRPAAGTVVPLAPVADLVRYASGDRMREVS
- a CDS encoding polysaccharide biosynthesis tyrosine autokinase → MATYLSTRTSPPPQIVPPSVRDEEIDLRTLLSTLGDSKRMILFGTVMFLLASVLYVVLATPKYEASATVQVERRTPTFPGLSANSAAQSNTGESAATTEIQLLTSRSVLSEALDNLDLDVQIEPARFPLFGSYIARNFAPSRPGEVNSPWFGLARYGWGGEKLEIARLDVPQELVDQPMRLVAGEGGSYTLYDPEGNLLVRGVAGQPVQAGGVNMLVRSLHANPGMRFDVTRLNSLNILAQLRKDISASEQGRDSGVIALTYQNEDPILARQVLEQISRAYVHQNVARNSAEAAKRLQFVKRQLPNVRKELDKAQAALTAYQTRTQTLDVTVQNQSLLNQTVGIESAISQLRIQQADLASRFTPQHPTYKALLAQIAQFESQKAALRGRIAELPETQQGLFRLTRDVEVTNQTYASLLDQAQQLDIARASAVGNARIIDPAAVNYESPAWPKPIPVIAGGTLLGALLMMGFVLVRQMMRRGVEDPADIELLGLPVYASIPYSERGRELTLNPARFPNGQQKLLALNAPTDLAMEALRSLRTSLHFARFKTKNNLLMISAPSPGVGKTFVCANLAVTMSQAGQRVLLIDADMRRGTLHHAVGVRSEGGLSELISGQIPLEDAIRSVQGADNLSFISRGEIPPNPSELLMNPAFNELLEQVGPRYDIVIIDTPPVLAVTDAAVIGHQVGTCLMVVRFGLNQQREIALAKQRLEQNGVEVKGAIFNGVQKRSGGHYAYTYYEYLPTSGSGKHRAYR
- a CDS encoding asparagine synthase-related protein encodes the protein MNVSTLDTRSYAPPASASAAPKQITMSPYYGTPDFSGLSGNTAPARTIDLVSVADILRNAFVYPPHSIFEDVKLVTFGFSPSQDMLVAPEFHFKFRDSGKRGETEESQDWVGTYHRLLVEAVAESTRQSKHPWLLQSGGKDSTTLAIAVADARPDATCITYLGGREEDEVDSATFVAKTLGLRHETLTCDPGRAYDRYLAVADRMPLLTADFALLSYVDLATEIIGRGGDGVIDGLGADSYFGTPMSRQQRMLARLARRMRLPINLAEMPFVERNFELCFLLGTLQMESIERVFPGSRFTDAEVDELFGRPMSQESYKRLDVFREEIATAASQDEWRDISTSIAGSAGAFAKGLYTCSALGMHAAYPFCDVRFREWVYREVPPHQMIDPESRVNKVLVRSHIATRFPELPYVRKKGSFRFDLRGLASSRFDTVHDFAVQARDVLPGAVTWLERNRHRLGNKYHASKFYLLAVVLPWIQLHRSDATPP
- a CDS encoding asparagine synthase-related protein; the encoded protein is MDPAAPFGRDAAVSVVVPQVASAPALAMRGVFAAADTQRIDPVSVADVLRNGFVYPPHSIFEGVDMQGLSANLAGRDPSRDAYRFRFRENGKQHDANAKATPDWVARYHRRLCEAIEASCAQVRAPWSLQSGGKDSTTMAIALADARPDTTCITYLGGSEENEVASARNVATTLGLRHEALVCDPGRAYDRYLEVAPRMPSLTADFALLSYVDLAFEILANDGDGMIDGLGSDTYFGIPVNPQYKVLKWLALGIRLPRIATELPWVGDNFELCFALGTLQMNSVERVFPGSRFTDGEVDELFGRDIAKKSRERLLPFLSEIRSATSPEEYRVLSLSIAAAAGGFAKGIYTAEATDLKIAYPFCDPHFCDWVYREVPAELQMDPVTHMSKVIVRQHIATRFKNLPYVAHKGSFRFDVRGLASARFDQVHAQSLEAREMLPGATRWLERNRTRMDNKYHASKFYLLAVLLPWLVGRRGAAV